One genomic window of Sebastes umbrosus isolate fSebUmb1 chromosome 15, fSebUmb1.pri, whole genome shotgun sequence includes the following:
- the zgc:91944 gene encoding homeobox-containing protein 1 isoform X1, whose product MRQWCVPAATPRTGPLPGRLSVSPPPADARMECCEVEPRYTIEQIDLLQRLRLSGMTKPQIIHALESLERLDPDHRPSHCDSQPAPSNNAPTTAAPAPSSSSSSSSSLSLASATTQTSGLDGAALSPSNSYEASPPPLYPPSVAVQRSFSYDMMGDEEWDLEEKVEEYMRRDSNLVKEEIKTFLNNRRISQAIVGQVTGISQSYISQWLLQQGLEMSDSKRRAFYRWYLLERNNPGLRWSESQHSVSPMPRARGGDRDGTVAGASGSLPNPNTNLNPNPVWSRQRELLMHLLPWYAAAAAQAQPGATLSMRSLVKEEPDWRTGIMAGDRAGMVGGPLRLRRGSRFTWRKECQSIMESFFMENQYPDEAKREEIANACNSVIQKPGCKLSEFERVTALKVYNWFANRRKEMKRRANIEAAILESHGIEVPSPSCHSNGEEGEMHEFADQVNHRFSEQEETSSHRIIDQQDPSSLATTEVAALPSPSPQVLDQKEEDSKRETVDEE is encoded by the exons ATGAGACAGTGGTGTGTCCCCGCTGCGACCCCTCGCACTGGACCACTCCCGGGGCGCCTGTCTGTGTCACCCCCTCCAGCAG ATGCCAGAATGGAGTGCTGTGAGGTGGAGCCACGCTACACCATCGAACAGATCGACCTCCTGCAGCGCCTGCGTCTATCCGGCATGACCAAACCTCAGATCATCCATGCCTTGGAGTCCCTGGAGAGGCTCGACCCGGACCACCGCCCGTCACACTGTGACTCTCAACCCGCCCCGTCCAACAACGCCCCCACCACGGCCGCTCCAGCCccgtcctcctcttcgtcctcctcctcctcgctctcccTAGCCTCTGCTACCACGCAGACCTCCGGCCTGGATGGCGCCGCGCTGTCACCCAGCAATAGCTACGAGGCGTCGCCTCCACCCCTCTACCCTCCCAGCGTGGCGGTCCAGCGGTCATTCAGCTACGACATGATGGGAGACGAGGAGTGGGACCtggaggagaaggtggaggagTACATGAG GAGAGACAGCAACCTGGTGAAAGAAGAGATCAAAACTTTCCTCAACAATCGCAGGATCTCTCAGGCAATCGTAGGCCAAGTTACAG GCATCAGCCAGAGTTACATCTCCCAGTGGTTGCTGCAGCAAGGCCTGGAGATGAGCGACTCCAAACGCAGAGCTTTCTACCGCTGGTACCTGCTGGAGAGAAATAACCCAG GGCTGAGGTGGAGTGAAAGCCAGCACAGCGTGAGTCCCATGCCCAGGGCCAGGGGAGGGGACAGAGACGGGACGGTAGCAGGGGCAAGCGGCAGCCTCCCCAACCCCAACACCAACCTCAACCCCAACCCAGTATGgagcaggcagagagagctgctgaTGCACTTGCTGCCGTGGTACGCTGCCGCAGCCGCCCAGGCCCAGCCAG GTGCCACCTTATCGATGCGGTCTCTGGTGAAGGAGGAGCCTGATTGGAGGACAGGGATCATGGCTGGTGACAGAGCGGGGATGGTGGGTGGGCCTCTGAGGCTGCGTAGAGGAAGCAGGTTCACCTGGAGGAAGGAGTGCCAATCAATCATGGAGAG TTTCTTCATGGAGAACCAGTACCCAGATGAAGCCAAGCGAGAGGAGATCGCCAACGCCTGCAACTCTGTCATTCAGAAACCAG GCTGTAAGCTGTCTGAGTTTGAGCGTGTGACGGCGTTGAAAGTGTACAACTGGTTTGCCAACCGTCGAAAGGAGATGAAGAGAAGAGCGAATATCG AAGCTGCCATTTTGGAAAGCCATGGAATCGAGGTGCCAAGTCCAAGCTGCCACTCAAacggagaggagggagagatgcACGAGTTCGCCGATCAGGTGAATCATCGATTCTCAGAGCAG GAAGAGACCTCTTCCCACAGGATCATCGACCAACAAGATCCCTCCTCACTGGCTACTACGGAGGTCGCCGCCCTGCCGAGCCCCAGCCCTCAGGTCCTGGATCAGAAGGAGGAGGATTCAAAAAGGGAGACGGTGGACGAAGAGTGA
- the zgc:91944 gene encoding homeobox-containing protein 1 isoform X2, protein MRQWCVPAATPRTGPLPGRLSVSPPPADARMECCEVEPRYTIEQIDLLQRLRLSGMTKPQIIHALESLERLDPDHRPSHCDSQPAPSNNAPTTAAPAPSSSSSSSSSLSLASATTQTSGLDGAALSPSNSYEASPPPLYPPSVAVQRSFSYDMMGDEEWDLEEKVEEYMRRDSNLVKEEIKTFLNNRRISQAIVGQVTGISQSYISQWLLQQGLEMSDSKRRAFYRWYLLERNNPGLRWSESQHSVSPMPRARGGDRDGTVAGASGSLPNPNTNLNPNPVWSRQRELLMHLLPWYAAAAAQAQPGATLSMRSLVKEEPDWRTGIMAGDRAGMVGGPLRLRRGSRFTWRKECQSIMESFFMENQYPDEAKREEIANACNSVIQKPGCKLSEFERVTALKVYNWFANRRKEMKRRANIAAILESHGIEVPSPSCHSNGEEGEMHEFADQVNHRFSEQEETSSHRIIDQQDPSSLATTEVAALPSPSPQVLDQKEEDSKRETVDEE, encoded by the exons ATGAGACAGTGGTGTGTCCCCGCTGCGACCCCTCGCACTGGACCACTCCCGGGGCGCCTGTCTGTGTCACCCCCTCCAGCAG ATGCCAGAATGGAGTGCTGTGAGGTGGAGCCACGCTACACCATCGAACAGATCGACCTCCTGCAGCGCCTGCGTCTATCCGGCATGACCAAACCTCAGATCATCCATGCCTTGGAGTCCCTGGAGAGGCTCGACCCGGACCACCGCCCGTCACACTGTGACTCTCAACCCGCCCCGTCCAACAACGCCCCCACCACGGCCGCTCCAGCCccgtcctcctcttcgtcctcctcctcctcgctctcccTAGCCTCTGCTACCACGCAGACCTCCGGCCTGGATGGCGCCGCGCTGTCACCCAGCAATAGCTACGAGGCGTCGCCTCCACCCCTCTACCCTCCCAGCGTGGCGGTCCAGCGGTCATTCAGCTACGACATGATGGGAGACGAGGAGTGGGACCtggaggagaaggtggaggagTACATGAG GAGAGACAGCAACCTGGTGAAAGAAGAGATCAAAACTTTCCTCAACAATCGCAGGATCTCTCAGGCAATCGTAGGCCAAGTTACAG GCATCAGCCAGAGTTACATCTCCCAGTGGTTGCTGCAGCAAGGCCTGGAGATGAGCGACTCCAAACGCAGAGCTTTCTACCGCTGGTACCTGCTGGAGAGAAATAACCCAG GGCTGAGGTGGAGTGAAAGCCAGCACAGCGTGAGTCCCATGCCCAGGGCCAGGGGAGGGGACAGAGACGGGACGGTAGCAGGGGCAAGCGGCAGCCTCCCCAACCCCAACACCAACCTCAACCCCAACCCAGTATGgagcaggcagagagagctgctgaTGCACTTGCTGCCGTGGTACGCTGCCGCAGCCGCCCAGGCCCAGCCAG GTGCCACCTTATCGATGCGGTCTCTGGTGAAGGAGGAGCCTGATTGGAGGACAGGGATCATGGCTGGTGACAGAGCGGGGATGGTGGGTGGGCCTCTGAGGCTGCGTAGAGGAAGCAGGTTCACCTGGAGGAAGGAGTGCCAATCAATCATGGAGAG TTTCTTCATGGAGAACCAGTACCCAGATGAAGCCAAGCGAGAGGAGATCGCCAACGCCTGCAACTCTGTCATTCAGAAACCAG GCTGTAAGCTGTCTGAGTTTGAGCGTGTGACGGCGTTGAAAGTGTACAACTGGTTTGCCAACCGTCGAAAGGAGATGAAGAGAAGAGCGAATATCG CTGCCATTTTGGAAAGCCATGGAATCGAGGTGCCAAGTCCAAGCTGCCACTCAAacggagaggagggagagatgcACGAGTTCGCCGATCAGGTGAATCATCGATTCTCAGAGCAG GAAGAGACCTCTTCCCACAGGATCATCGACCAACAAGATCCCTCCTCACTGGCTACTACGGAGGTCGCCGCCCTGCCGAGCCCCAGCCCTCAGGTCCTGGATCAGAAGGAGGAGGATTCAAAAAGGGAGACGGTGGACGAAGAGTGA
- the zgc:91944 gene encoding homeobox-containing protein 1 isoform X4 translates to MRQWCVPAATPRTGPLPGRLSVSPPPADARMECCEVEPRYTIEQIDLLQRLRLSGMTKPQIIHALESLERLDPDHRPSHCDSQPAPSNNAPTTAAPAPSSSSSSSSSLSLASATTQTSGLDGAALSPSNSYEASPPPLYPPSVAVQRSFSYDMMGDEEWDLEEKVEEYMRRDSNLVKEEIKTFLNNRRISQAIVGQVTGISQSYISQWLLQQGLEMSDSKRRAFYRWYLLERNNPGATLSMRSLVKEEPDWRTGIMAGDRAGMVGGPLRLRRGSRFTWRKECQSIMESFFMENQYPDEAKREEIANACNSVIQKPGCKLSEFERVTALKVYNWFANRRKEMKRRANIAAILESHGIEVPSPSCHSNGEEGEMHEFADQVNHRFSEQEETSSHRIIDQQDPSSLATTEVAALPSPSPQVLDQKEEDSKRETVDEE, encoded by the exons ATGAGACAGTGGTGTGTCCCCGCTGCGACCCCTCGCACTGGACCACTCCCGGGGCGCCTGTCTGTGTCACCCCCTCCAGCAG ATGCCAGAATGGAGTGCTGTGAGGTGGAGCCACGCTACACCATCGAACAGATCGACCTCCTGCAGCGCCTGCGTCTATCCGGCATGACCAAACCTCAGATCATCCATGCCTTGGAGTCCCTGGAGAGGCTCGACCCGGACCACCGCCCGTCACACTGTGACTCTCAACCCGCCCCGTCCAACAACGCCCCCACCACGGCCGCTCCAGCCccgtcctcctcttcgtcctcctcctcctcgctctcccTAGCCTCTGCTACCACGCAGACCTCCGGCCTGGATGGCGCCGCGCTGTCACCCAGCAATAGCTACGAGGCGTCGCCTCCACCCCTCTACCCTCCCAGCGTGGCGGTCCAGCGGTCATTCAGCTACGACATGATGGGAGACGAGGAGTGGGACCtggaggagaaggtggaggagTACATGAG GAGAGACAGCAACCTGGTGAAAGAAGAGATCAAAACTTTCCTCAACAATCGCAGGATCTCTCAGGCAATCGTAGGCCAAGTTACAG GCATCAGCCAGAGTTACATCTCCCAGTGGTTGCTGCAGCAAGGCCTGGAGATGAGCGACTCCAAACGCAGAGCTTTCTACCGCTGGTACCTGCTGGAGAGAAATAACCCAG GTGCCACCTTATCGATGCGGTCTCTGGTGAAGGAGGAGCCTGATTGGAGGACAGGGATCATGGCTGGTGACAGAGCGGGGATGGTGGGTGGGCCTCTGAGGCTGCGTAGAGGAAGCAGGTTCACCTGGAGGAAGGAGTGCCAATCAATCATGGAGAG TTTCTTCATGGAGAACCAGTACCCAGATGAAGCCAAGCGAGAGGAGATCGCCAACGCCTGCAACTCTGTCATTCAGAAACCAG GCTGTAAGCTGTCTGAGTTTGAGCGTGTGACGGCGTTGAAAGTGTACAACTGGTTTGCCAACCGTCGAAAGGAGATGAAGAGAAGAGCGAATATCG CTGCCATTTTGGAAAGCCATGGAATCGAGGTGCCAAGTCCAAGCTGCCACTCAAacggagaggagggagagatgcACGAGTTCGCCGATCAGGTGAATCATCGATTCTCAGAGCAG GAAGAGACCTCTTCCCACAGGATCATCGACCAACAAGATCCCTCCTCACTGGCTACTACGGAGGTCGCCGCCCTGCCGAGCCCCAGCCCTCAGGTCCTGGATCAGAAGGAGGAGGATTCAAAAAGGGAGACGGTGGACGAAGAGTGA
- the zgc:91944 gene encoding homeobox-containing protein 1 isoform X3, producing MRQWCVPAATPRTGPLPGRLSVSPPPADARMECCEVEPRYTIEQIDLLQRLRLSGMTKPQIIHALESLERLDPDHRPSHCDSQPAPSNNAPTTAAPAPSSSSSSSSSLSLASATTQTSGLDGAALSPSNSYEASPPPLYPPSVAVQRSFSYDMMGDEEWDLEEKVEEYMRRDSNLVKEEIKTFLNNRRISQAIVGQVTGISQSYISQWLLQQGLEMSDSKRRAFYRWYLLERNNPGATLSMRSLVKEEPDWRTGIMAGDRAGMVGGPLRLRRGSRFTWRKECQSIMESFFMENQYPDEAKREEIANACNSVIQKPGCKLSEFERVTALKVYNWFANRRKEMKRRANIEAAILESHGIEVPSPSCHSNGEEGEMHEFADQVNHRFSEQEETSSHRIIDQQDPSSLATTEVAALPSPSPQVLDQKEEDSKRETVDEE from the exons ATGAGACAGTGGTGTGTCCCCGCTGCGACCCCTCGCACTGGACCACTCCCGGGGCGCCTGTCTGTGTCACCCCCTCCAGCAG ATGCCAGAATGGAGTGCTGTGAGGTGGAGCCACGCTACACCATCGAACAGATCGACCTCCTGCAGCGCCTGCGTCTATCCGGCATGACCAAACCTCAGATCATCCATGCCTTGGAGTCCCTGGAGAGGCTCGACCCGGACCACCGCCCGTCACACTGTGACTCTCAACCCGCCCCGTCCAACAACGCCCCCACCACGGCCGCTCCAGCCccgtcctcctcttcgtcctcctcctcctcgctctcccTAGCCTCTGCTACCACGCAGACCTCCGGCCTGGATGGCGCCGCGCTGTCACCCAGCAATAGCTACGAGGCGTCGCCTCCACCCCTCTACCCTCCCAGCGTGGCGGTCCAGCGGTCATTCAGCTACGACATGATGGGAGACGAGGAGTGGGACCtggaggagaaggtggaggagTACATGAG GAGAGACAGCAACCTGGTGAAAGAAGAGATCAAAACTTTCCTCAACAATCGCAGGATCTCTCAGGCAATCGTAGGCCAAGTTACAG GCATCAGCCAGAGTTACATCTCCCAGTGGTTGCTGCAGCAAGGCCTGGAGATGAGCGACTCCAAACGCAGAGCTTTCTACCGCTGGTACCTGCTGGAGAGAAATAACCCAG GTGCCACCTTATCGATGCGGTCTCTGGTGAAGGAGGAGCCTGATTGGAGGACAGGGATCATGGCTGGTGACAGAGCGGGGATGGTGGGTGGGCCTCTGAGGCTGCGTAGAGGAAGCAGGTTCACCTGGAGGAAGGAGTGCCAATCAATCATGGAGAG TTTCTTCATGGAGAACCAGTACCCAGATGAAGCCAAGCGAGAGGAGATCGCCAACGCCTGCAACTCTGTCATTCAGAAACCAG GCTGTAAGCTGTCTGAGTTTGAGCGTGTGACGGCGTTGAAAGTGTACAACTGGTTTGCCAACCGTCGAAAGGAGATGAAGAGAAGAGCGAATATCG AAGCTGCCATTTTGGAAAGCCATGGAATCGAGGTGCCAAGTCCAAGCTGCCACTCAAacggagaggagggagagatgcACGAGTTCGCCGATCAGGTGAATCATCGATTCTCAGAGCAG GAAGAGACCTCTTCCCACAGGATCATCGACCAACAAGATCCCTCCTCACTGGCTACTACGGAGGTCGCCGCCCTGCCGAGCCCCAGCCCTCAGGTCCTGGATCAGAAGGAGGAGGATTCAAAAAGGGAGACGGTGGACGAAGAGTGA